The region AAGGGATTTGTTTTTCTTTAATCACATAATCATAATAATCTTTACCGGTACCAATATTCATATCACGATAAACCTGTCGAGAATCAGCACTTATAATTTCACCATCAATTTTATAAGCAAGATTTACTGCAAGAGATGTTTTACCTGTTGCTGTAGGACCAACTATGGTTATTAAATCCATTCCCCTTCTTTTATTCTTTTTATTTCTTTTCGCTGAAGTTTTTCTTCTACATTTTCTAAAAGATTCCTGATTCTGTTAAGAACATAATTATTTGAAAACTCAAAAGAAAGATATTTAAGATCATATTCAAAATCCTTTAATTCATCCTTTGATAAAAAATTAAGCATAAAATCTTTCAAAATATCTTCATCCTTGCTCTCAACTTTTTGCTGTTCACTTTTCAAATACTGTAATATTCGCAATCCATCAACTTTTGAATGACAAGCTTTTACAAATAGTTTCTTAGTATTATAATTTTGTCGTAATGGTTGCCAAATATTTTCACTTTTAAATTGCCCATAAAGAAATTCAGTCATTGGTGTTTCTAAATCGTCTTTAAACAAATCATTAAAAAGCTGATAAGTGGTTTCAACATTATCAAATAATTTATAATCATAAATTGGATAACTTTCCCAGTTACCTTTACTTCCTTTTATCAATGCTGGTCCTGTTCCAAAATCAACCCTATCGGAATATCTTGTTTTTGGATGTACTTTTTGAGAATTATGGTTTAAAACAATTCCATATTTCCTTAATTTTTGAAGAAAATAGAAATCTTCTCCTGCTTTTTTGGGAGTAATTCCAGATACCACAACATAAACCCAAACGGGAAGTGCTATTGCAGATCCAAGTGCTGTAAAAGAATAAGGGGAACCAATCCTATGCATATTAATTGCATAATAACGCATATAAATTTCGTATCTCAACATTGCCCTATCAAGCTCATAATTTTTTTCAAGGTTGTGGTAATAGGGTACTGAAATAGCAGTAATTTGGGGAAATTCATTAAAGGAATCAACAATAGATTGAAAATATTCCGAATAAAATATTGTATCAGCATCAAGACTTATTATTAAATCTGTGGATTTGGAATCCTCTTTTATTTTGTCCATAACGAGCTTTCGAGCCCAGCCTACTCCTCCTCTTGTAGGAATCCATCCATTGCCTTTTGTACATTTATCAATGACTGTTACAGAACATTTACTTATGGAATGTAAATATTCAACAGTCTTTACATTATTCTTGCATATTTTTATTTTCTCATCATCTTCCCACCATTCCTCTGGTTGGTTTACACACACATAAACATGA is a window of Bacteroidota bacterium DNA encoding:
- a CDS encoding glycosyltransferase, translated to MGKEKKIKISEKPVIYVAIPAMNELESLPHTINSIISQSYKKFHVYVCVNQPEEWWEDDEKIKICKNNVKTVEYLHSISKCSVTVIDKCTKGNGWIPTRGGVGWARKLVMDKIKEDSKSTDLIISLDADTIFYSEYFQSIVDSFNEFPQITAISVPYYHNLEKNYELDRAMLRYEIYMRYYAINMHRIGSPYSFTALGSAIALPVWVYVVVSGITPKKAGEDFYFLQKLRKYGIVLNHNSQKVHPKTRYSDRVDFGTGPALIKGSKGNWESYPIYDYKLFDNVETTYQLFNDLFKDDLETPMTEFLYGQFKSENIWQPLRQNYNTKKLFVKACHSKVDGLRILQYLKSEQQKVESKDEDILKDFMLNFLSKDELKDFEYDLKYLSFEFSNNYVLNRIRNLLENVEEKLQRKEIKRIKEGEWI